GATGCATTACCAACTTGGCTGACCTTTGATGCTGCAACTCGTACATTTAGTGGTATTCCTGCTAATGCCGATATAACCACACTTAACATCAAAGTGACTGCAACTGATAATTCAGGGGCAAGCGTCAATGATATCTTTACTTTGACAGTCGCCAATATTAATAATGTACCGACTTTAAGTAATGCGATCGCCGACCAAACCGCCACACAAGATAGTACCTTCAGCTTCACCATCCCAGAAAATACGTTTAGTGATAGTGATGTAGGCGACAGCCTGACCTACTCAGCAACATTAGAAAACGGTGACGCATTACCAACTTGGCTAACCTTTGATGCTGCAACCCGCACCTTCAGCGGTACTCCTGCTAATGCCGATGTCGCCGCACTTAACATCAAAGTGACTGCAACTGATAACTCTGGGGCTGGTGTCGATGATATCTTCACTATCACAGTGACTAATACTAATGATGCACCAACTTTAGTTGAAGCGATCGCTGACCAAACAGCCACAGAAGACAGTACCTTCAGCTTCACCATCCCAGAAAATACTTTCAGTGATAGTGACGCAGGCGATACCCTGACTTACACCGCAACAAATGAAAACGGTGATGCTTTACCAAGTTGGTTAACTTTTGATGCTGCAACCCGCACCTTCAGCGGTACTCCTGCTAATGCCGATGTCGCCGCACTTAACATCAAAGTGACTGCAACTGATAACTCTGGGGCTGGTGTCGATGATATCTTCACTATCACAGTGACTAATACTAATGATGCACCAACTTTAGTTCAGACCATTGCCGACCAAACAGTCATACAAAACACGGTCTTCAGCTTCACTATTGCCGCCAATACCTTCAGTGATGTCGATGCAGGTGACATTCTCACCTATTCTGCTACCTTAGAAAACGGTGAGGCATTACCTAGCTGGCTCACTTTTGATGCTGCAACTCGTACTTTCAGCGGCACACCTAACAGCGATAATGTAGGTATCTTCAATATCTTAGTTGTAGCCAGCGATATTCAAGGAGCAACAGAGCAAGATATTTTTGCCCTCACAGTCACTAATGTAATCAACGGCACCGAGGCTAATGAGACTCTCACTGGTACTGCTGGTAATGATATCCTTGACGGTGGTGCAGGAAGCGATCGCTTAATCGGTGGTACAGGCAACGATACTTACATTGTTGATACTATCCGCGATGTCGTCATTGAAAATGCAGATGCTGGTGAAGACACTGTACAGTCTGCTGTTAATTACACACTCACTGCCAATGTGGAATATTTAATCCTCACTGGAACAGCCAATACCACTGGAACTGGCAACGATTTAGACAATAGTATTACTGGTAATAGCGGTGACAATCTCCTCAAAGGGCTTGGTGGTAATGATACACTTACAGGCAATGCTGGTGATGATACGTTAATTGGCGGCGCAGGTAATGATATTCTGACTGGAGGAGAGGGAGGCGATCGCTTTTTATTCGGCAGTGGTGCCACTTTTACTAATAGCAGCTTCGGTGTAGATACTCTTACAGATTTTGTCAAAGGAATAGACAAGATTGCTTTAAGTAAAACTTCTTTCAATGCTTTAAGCAGTACTTTCAATGCTGGGGAATTTTCCACCATCAATACAGAGATTGGTAATGAAGCAACTTTTGCTGGTGCCAGCAGTGGCAAAATTGTTTACAACTTGGCTACAGGCAATTTGCTATACAATCCCAATGGTACAACTACTGGTTTGGACAACGGGGGATTATTTGCCACGCTGACTGAAATACCAAATCTCGACACTAATGATATCATGTCCGTTTAAACACTTATGATATCTGTGGAGGTCGGTAATTGGTAATTGGTAATTGGTAATTGGTTTTGAGTATTACCTATTACCCATTACCTATTACCAAGCAAACCGACTAGATCGTAAGTAATTAGCCGAACTTGATATGATTTCGTAATTTCAGCTTGATAACGTAGATTTCACCGGAATATTTGCTACAAGGAGGATAATTCATGTTTAAATTTCTGACTCTTGCTGTTGTTAGTGTTGTTGGTTTGACAGTAGCCCCAGCAACTGTTAGCGCTGCTGTACTCAATGGTGACTTTGAGACAGGCGATTTTAGCAACTGGATAACTACAGGACAAACGACTGTTGAAGATTTTAACTTTGGTGTTACCCCTGCTGATGGTGGTTATCAAGCTGTTCTAGAAACTCTTCAGGATCAAACAACTGTTAGTGGTTCTGAAATAGAAAGTTTCTTGGGATTATCAACAGGAAGCTTAACAGCAGGTGGAGTCATTGAAGGTTCTGCAATTAAACAAACAATTGTTGCTTCTTCGGGAGATGTTTTGAGTTTCTCATGGAATTTTTTAACTGATCAAACTCCGCCAGACTCGACTTTTAACGATTTTGCCTTTTTTAGTCTCAGCAATACGGTTAGTTCTTTGGCAGATACGTTTACGCCTACAACTATTTCTTTTTCTCGTTTGTTTCAAGAAACAGGATATCAAGCTTATTCTTATACGATTCCTGTGGCTGGAACATATACCCTCGGATTTGGTGTTGTTGATGTCGGCGATACTGCTGTGAATTCTGCTTTGTTGATTGATAATGTTAATGTCAAACTTCAAGCTGTTCCTGAATCGATGAATTGCACAGGAATAGCAGCGGCTATGGCTTTTGGTGTTTGGTTGCAAACAAATTTGAGAAAACGTTCTTACAAGAGGCAGAATTAGTACTCAACACTTTTCACAATATCACCTGTTAATACCATTTTGGATTTTGGATTTGAGATTTTGGATTGGGAATTGCCTACTGTATTTAGGTTCTGTAAATCCATCTGTCGCAATCATTTTTTAACGTGAGTTCGACGGATTTTAGAAACCCCGCTTCCATTCCTCTACCCCACAGGGAGAGAGGCTTTGAAAACCTGATTTTTTCGTTGAAAAATAAGAATATTTCTGCCCCTCTCCGATGCGGAGAGGGGTTGGGGAGAGGTTCATCGAACTCACGTTTTTTTTAATTGGTATAAGGTCGTTGACCAATGACCGATGACAGTCGTCAGTCATCAGTCAACACAATAGGAGTGCAAGATTTACTCCCTTCCGGCTGTAAGATTACCGATGCAATTTTTTCTCCCCTGCTCCTCTGCTCCTCTGCTCAAGAGCTGTCTAAACGGTAATCTTCAGGTGGGAAAGGAGTAAGAACGCCTCAAAAATTCACAAAGCATCATCACTAGGCCGTTCTGTATCAGTTTGAGTTTCTGCCATCCAATTATCACCTGAACTGGGAGGGTCAGAAACTATCACTAACTCAGTCTCTTTTGTATGGTTATGTCCCCATTCATCCATAACATCTTTAATCAACACTTCTTGTAGCCAAATCTTGGCAACAACAGTTAGCGGAAGCGCTAGAAATAATCCTAAAAAGCCAAAGAAAGTCACGAAAAACAGCTGAGAAATTAAGGTTATGGCTGGTAGCAACGAGACTTGATGCGCCATGACAATAGGCGTGATGAAATTACTTTCAGTTTGTTGAATAATCACGTAGAGAATCAACACAGCAACTACTTTCCAGGGAGCATCCAATAGAGCGATCGCCATTGCCGGCACTACACTCAAAGTTGGGCCTAAGTTGGGAATTAAGTTTAAAAATCCTGCCAAAACTCCTAAAGCCAGTGCAGCCTTGACACGCAAAAGAGATAAGCCAACAACACTCATCAGCCCCACTACACCCATCGCAATGAGAGCGCCTGTTACCCACCCCTCCAATGAAACTTCGCATTTATCTAAAATCCCATCTACCCGTCGCCGATAAAATGAGGGGAAAATCCGCACAAATACTTTACGGTAAGCTTGGGGGTCAGCTAAGAGCATCCCTGTTAAAACTAGCACCAGCAGAATCTTGACGACAACTTCCAAAGAGCCAGAAACTAAAGCAAAAGAACTTCCCAATACCCGATTGACAAATGGCTGTGCTTGCTGTATGAAGCTATTGATATCGGGAATGTAAGGAACTAACTGACTAGGGATGCGGGTTCTCAGTTCGTCAAGCCAACTATTGAAACGCTGAAACCCTTGGGGAACTCGATAGGTTAGTTCGTTAAACTGTTGTATAAAAGGTGGGACAATCAGCCAGAAAAAACCAACGATCAATGTAAAAAAGATAACTACCGACAAAATGACAGCTAATCCACGCTTCATACCTGAGCGTTGAAAGCGTTTTGCTAGCCTATTTAAGGTAGTGGCTAACACAACTGCGGCAAACATCAGCAAAAGCACTTCCCGAATTTGCCACAAGATGTATAAAGAGAGAACTATGGCGATTAAGCCGATCCATTGACCAAGGTTCACAGGCTGACTCCCAGCGGATGGTGAGATGCAATTTGTGTTTGATGCAGCTAGGTTAGCTGATTTTAGTAACTTCCGACCAAATAATTTGAGTTAATTTTGTTTTTGACTTTGGAATCGCCACAGTAAAGCGATCGCCATAATCACGTTCGGCATCAAAATTATAATTAAGGCATTAGTTGCTGTTGCCGGAATCAACAAACTCGGCCCTATGTACTTAATCAATAGGGACAGCACAGCCGAAAGTACAAGCAATTTCAGAACAAATCCTAGCTGATTTTCCATAAAGTACGGCAATACACATTTTCCTGTGGGGTATACCCCAATTTAGGCTGTTGCCTCTAGTTTCTACAATAGACCTACAGATACAAACCTTTACAATTCACATCTCCCTAATTCAGAGCAAGGGAGCAGGGGAGCAGGGGTGATGGGGTGATGGGGAGAAATAACTAATGCCCAATTCCCCATACTTCGGCACAAGTCGCTCAGTACAAGTTCCCAATTCCCAATTCCTTCGAGGGTACATCAAAATGCCTGTTGAAACTAATAACAAAAGACAAATCAAACCGCCGAGGGTTCGGCAGTTTGGAGGCAGTTTACTGATTTTCTTAACTCTTCTATTACTGCTTAACTTTATTGTTCCTAGCTTTTTTGGGCCCCGATTGCCACAAGTTCCCTACAGTGATTTTATCGCTCAAGTGCAAGCAGGTAAAGTAGATAAGGCAATTGTCGGTGGCGATCGCATTCAATATTCCATCAAAACCCAAACTCCCGATGGCACGGTTGCTGAACAGGTATTTGCTACTACACCAATCGCCATTGATCTAGATTTACCTCGAATTCTCCGCGACAATCATGTTGAGTTTGCTGCACCTCCACCAGACCAAAATGGCTGGATTGGCACAATACTTAGCTGGGTTGCGCCACCGTTAATTTTCTTTGGAATTTGGGGCTTTTTAATGAATCGCCAAGGCGGTGGCCCGGCTGCACTCACAGTTGGTAAAAGCAAAGCCCGCATCTACTCAGAAGGTAGTACTGGTGTGAAATTTCCAGATGTGGCTGGTGTAGATGAAGCCAAGGCGGAACTGGAAGAGATTGTTGATTTTCTCAAAAACGCTTCTAAGTATACCACATTAGGGGCGAAAATTCCCAAAGGTGTATTGTTGGTAGGGCCTCCAGGAACAGGTAAAACACTGCTGGCAAAAGCGATCGCTGGTGAAGCTGGCGTTCCCTTCTTCAGCATTTCTGGTTCGGAATTTATTGAACTGTTCGTGGGTGTAGGTGCAGCTAGAGTCCGCGATTTGTTTGAACAAGCCAAAAAACAAGCGCCCTGTATTGTCTTTATTGATGAGTTAGATGCACTGGGTAAATCTCGCGGCGGTGCTGGTGGTTTTGTGGGTGGTAACGACGAACGCGAACAAACCCTCAACCAGTTACTCACCGAGATGGATGGTTTTGATGCCAACACAGGCGTAATTATTATCGCTGCTACCAACCGTCCCGAAGTTCTCGACCCAGCTTTACGCCGTCCCGGTCGCTTTGACCGTCAAGTTGTAGTCGATCGCCCTGATAAAATCGGTCGTGAAGCGATTCTCAAAGTCCATGCCAGAAACGTCAAATTGGCTGATGATGTTGATTTGGCTGTGATTGCCATCAGAACTCCTGGCTTTGCTGGTGCAGATTTAGCGAACCTTGTCAATGAAGCTGCACTCTTAGCAGCAAGACAAAATCGCCAAGCTGTAATCATGGCAGATTTCAATGAAGCTATTGAAAGGTTGGTGGCTGGCTTAGAAAAACGCTCTCGCGTGCTGAATGAAACCGAGAAAAAGACCGTTGCTTATCACGAAGTTGGTCACGCCATCATCGGTGCGTTAATGCCTGGTGCCGGTAAAGTTGAGAAAATCTCCGTTGTGCCC
Above is a window of Nostoc sp. UHCC 0702 DNA encoding:
- a CDS encoding AI-2E family transporter; the encoded protein is MNLGQWIGLIAIVLSLYILWQIREVLLLMFAAVVLATTLNRLAKRFQRSGMKRGLAVILSVVIFFTLIVGFFWLIVPPFIQQFNELTYRVPQGFQRFNSWLDELRTRIPSQLVPYIPDINSFIQQAQPFVNRVLGSSFALVSGSLEVVVKILLVLVLTGMLLADPQAYRKVFVRIFPSFYRRRVDGILDKCEVSLEGWVTGALIAMGVVGLMSVVGLSLLRVKAALALGVLAGFLNLIPNLGPTLSVVPAMAIALLDAPWKVVAVLILYVIIQQTESNFITPIVMAHQVSLLPAITLISQLFFVTFFGFLGLFLALPLTVVAKIWLQEVLIKDVMDEWGHNHTKETELVIVSDPPSSGDNWMAETQTDTERPSDDAL
- the ftsH gene encoding ATP-dependent zinc metalloprotease FtsH produces the protein MPVETNNKRQIKPPRVRQFGGSLLIFLTLLLLLNFIVPSFFGPRLPQVPYSDFIAQVQAGKVDKAIVGGDRIQYSIKTQTPDGTVAEQVFATTPIAIDLDLPRILRDNHVEFAAPPPDQNGWIGTILSWVAPPLIFFGIWGFLMNRQGGGPAALTVGKSKARIYSEGSTGVKFPDVAGVDEAKAELEEIVDFLKNASKYTTLGAKIPKGVLLVGPPGTGKTLLAKAIAGEAGVPFFSISGSEFIELFVGVGAARVRDLFEQAKKQAPCIVFIDELDALGKSRGGAGGFVGGNDEREQTLNQLLTEMDGFDANTGVIIIAATNRPEVLDPALRRPGRFDRQVVVDRPDKIGREAILKVHARNVKLADDVDLAVIAIRTPGFAGADLANLVNEAALLAARQNRQAVIMADFNEAIERLVAGLEKRSRVLNETEKKTVAYHEVGHAIIGALMPGAGKVEKISVVPRGVGALGYTIQMPEEDRFLMVEDEIRGRIATLLGGRSAEEIVFGKVSTGASDDIQKATDLAERYITLYGMSDKLGPVAFEKIQQQFLEGYSNPRRSISPKVAEEIDREVKQIVDNAHHIALSILQTNRDLLEETAQELLQKEILEGSQLRERLQQAKAPEEMNEWLRSGKLSEDKPLLQSILN